TCTGACAGGTGAGCAGGAGTGCCTGCTCTGTGCCTGGGCCATCGCCCTGGGGACTCGGGTGTTGAAGTGGGTCGGGCCTCAGCCCACCCTGTGCAGTAGGTGACACGGGAGGGGGCCACCCCAGAAGCCTCTCCACTGGGGAGATGGGGGCAaactccaggatcctctgtgggCCCCTGAGGCAGGACAGACCAGGGTGAAAGGCTTGGACTAGGTTAGTGTGTCTTCCTGTGGGCGTTGCCCCCATCCCAGAGATATCCAGGGAGCTGATAAAAATGTAATTTGTCGTTTCTGGGCTCCCTACCCCTCCCCAGACCCACTGAATCTGATTGCAGGGGAGGGCGAGCTTGCATCTCTGACTGGCTGCTTAGTGATTTTGAACACGGTGGCTCCAGTGCATTTGGCCTCCCCAGGTGGCCCCCTGGCTCACACCTGCCCCCTTTGCCGTGTCTTTGCAGAGCATCGTATCCAAGCTGGGGCCTCTGCCTCGAATCCTGAGGGACGTCCACACAGCTCTGAGCACCCCGGGCAGTGGGCAGCTTGCAGGCACCAACGACTTGGCCTCTACACCTGGCTCCGGCAGCAGCAGCGTCTCGGCTGGGCTGCAGAAGATGGTAATCGAGAACGACCTCTCTGGGTAAGAGCCGCCAGGTGTGCTGGGTGTGGTGGGGTACAGGTACAGACCGGGCAGAGCCCATCTGCAGTCTCCTTTGGGGAGGAGGAAACCTATACTGGTGTTTATGAAACAAGTCGAATGAAACTCAGGGTGTTCCTTGGGCCCTAAGGAGTAAGATTCTATTTGGGAaaaatcagggaaggcttcctggaggaggtagcGCTATAGTTTTGAGCTTAGGAAAAGTAGCATTTCCATTGGTGGAAAAGGCATTTTAGGTAGAGGGACTAGCACAAAGGCCTGGAGAAAGACAGTGTCTTTTGTCGAGGAACAGTTACTGGTCCCAATCAGCACTAGTCACAgtcacttttttgtgtgtgtatgagctCGTATTTCCTGGGCCTGAACCAGAGTCTCCGGAAGTAGAGCTCCGGGGTGTGTTTTCAGGAGGAGTTCAGGTGACTCCACGAGGTGTAGAGGCTGGGAGCCCCGGGAAACTAGAGGGATGCTGAGGCCCAGCTCCCACTCTGCACGCCCAGTGCTGGGACGAGTGCCCCGTCAATACACAATGGAAGGGGAGGCATAATGTTCTCGAGTGTTGACATCAGGACAAGGACCTTAGCGTTTACAGCGAGCTACCTACCTGTACTTAGGATCAAATACTCCCCTCGTCCAGCAGGACCGTCTTGGACCAGCTCACGAGGCGGAGGCTGGAGCAGCAGAGCTGGGTGCTGTCTGGCTCTGAGACAGTGGGGACGGTAGCGGCAGGCTTTTAGCAGGCGAGGGCGTTGAGATCAAGGACCTGGGGATGTGGTGTGAGGGACTGGAGGCCCAGGAGGAGGCCGGAGATGCAGAGACCTTGACGCCCCTTCCCCCCGGGTCCCTCTGCGTCTTGAGGGGCCGTCCCTACAACCTGCCAAGTGAGGCAAAGCAAGAGTTCAAGTGGGGACACGCCTCGGTCAAGAGGTCAGGAGAGCTGACCTGGGCATGTGAAGGGCAACCCAGGCCCAAGGCTGGTCTGGGTTTCTCCCAACTCCACCTACTTCCCCCGTCCACTTCTTCTCAGCCCCCAAGTGCCGTGGCTTCGAGTGGCCACAACCTGCCCTGTCCTGTCCCATCACCCCTGGGATGGACTTCCTCTCTATCCCAGGCTAAGCCACCTCCTTTCTAAGCCCACATTGAAGCCCCAGGTTCCTGCTGCCTCCAGCCCACTCAGAGCCTTTTCAGCTCCCCCTGATCCTTCCCTCCAAAGCCCCGCTGGTTCCGtgcctccttccaaggagccagcttTTCCTGGAAGGGGCCAGGGAGAGGCTAGGGGCCTGGGGTGGAGGGTCAGGGACGTGGCCTATGGCTGCAGGTGCAGGCCCTCCCTGCCTGAGTCACGCCATGAGGATCCTCCTCTGATACCTTTTTTTTTGCCggaagccccagcccccgcctgcCAGTCAGACAAAGGGTGGCAGTAGGAGGCTGCAGGTGGAGGCTTCTCTCAGCACAGGCCCCCTACTTTGGTGAGCAGCCTGACTAGGGACGGGAGGGAAGAGGCAGAGGGAGCCCCCCGTGGCTTTGAAGTAATCGTTCCCGGTGCAGGACCCTCGGGTAGCAGAGAGCCACTGCACTGTGGGTTTGGATTTAGCTCAGGGGGACTCAGAACACCCCAGGCCCCAGAACCTACTGTCCCAAGATGCTGCGCTGAGCAGGGAAAGGGCCGCTGCTAGGCAGCCTGGCCTGGTGCTGGGAGCTCGGGCCCCTAGTGCAGCGGTTCCGTGTAGGAGCAGCCATCCGCCCCACGCCTTGGTGGTGGCTTCTGTCAGGCTCGGTGGCTGTGGTTTGGTTTCGCAGCTGCGCCCTGGGACTCTCCCCTTCTtgccgccccctcccctcctctcttctcccctccctgcctcccctgccttcccctctcccccctccccagctcAGGCCACGGGCAGCAGGTTGGCAGGGCTCTCAGTTGGTCGGGACCCGCCTGGGCCGCATTCACAGTTCTTCTCTTCCCCCTTCTTTCCCTGTGTGTGCTTGTCTCCCTGCAGTCTGATAGATTTCACCCGGTTACCGTCTCCAACCCCCGAAAACAAGGACTTGTTTTTTGTCACAAGGTCCTCCGGGGTCCAGCCCTCACCTGCCCGCAGCTCGAGTTACTCGGAAGCCAACGAGCCCGATCTTCAGATGGCCAACGGCGGCAAGAGTCTGTCCATGGTGGACCTCCAAGACGCCCGTGTGCTAGATGGGGAGGCGGGCTCCCCAGCGGGCCCTGACGCCCTCGCCGCTGATGGCCAAGTGCCTGCGACTCAGCTGGTGGCCGGGTGGCCGGCCCGGGCGGCCCCCGTGAGCCTGGCGGGGCTGGCCACAGTGCGGCGGGCAGGCCAGACGCCCACCACACCGGGCACGTCGGAGGGCACACCGGGCCGGCCCCAGCTCCTGGCACCGCTGTCCTTCCAGAATCCCGTGTACCAGATGGCGGCTGGCCTGCCGCTCTCTCCCCGCGGCCTCGGCGATTCGGGCTCCGAGGGCCacagctccctgagctcccacaGCAACAGCGAAGAGCTGGCGGCTGCCGCCAAGCTGGGCAGCTTCAGCAgcagcgccgccgccgccgccgcccccgaaGACCTGGGCCGGCGCCCCGGGGAGCTGGCACGGCGGCAGGTGTCACTGACCGAGAAGGGCGGGCAGCCCACGGTGCCACGGCAGAACAGCGCCGGCCCCCAGCGGAGGATCGACCAGCCACCGCCACCGCCCCCACCGCCGCCCCCTGCACCCCGGGGCCGGACGCCACCCACCCTGCTGAGCACCCTGCAGTACCCACGGCCGTCGAGCGGGACGCTGGCCTCAGCCTCGCCCGACTGGGCTGGGCCCGGAGCCCGGCTGCGGCAACAGTCCTCATCCTCCAAGGGCGACAGCCCTGAGCTGAAGCCTCGCGCCGTGCACAAGCAGGTCAGTGCTGCCAGGCAGAGAGCAGGTCATCACCCCCCCGCCCCAGGGTGGGGGCAGGCTGACCCCCCATGTCGTGCTGCTCCTCCCGGTCACGTCATCTCCACCCACACCCAGCTGCCATCCCATGCTGAATGATGCCACACTCGGCCCCCTCCCACCAGCTACTTGCCGTGACACCCCCACAGTGGCCCCTGCCTAAATCCTGTGAACCAGCTTCCCTGTGGCTTGGGGTCCCTCTGCCAGTTTCCCTAGAGACAGCTGGggtcagagagaaagagggagggatcTGTTTGCCCATCTCCAGTTCCAAAGCCTGTTAAAGCCCAACCCAGGGTAGGAGTCCACCTGGCCCCTGGTCCCCCTCCTGCTCTGAGCTGGTCTTCAGGGCTCTGCACAGAGTTATGGGTTCTTTGGGTTAGACACTGACCTGCCAGCCCAAACCCACTGGCTCTCCCCCAGGTGTCAGAGAAGCCATGTTCAGCTAGGCTCCCCTCCACCCCCGGCTCGTGACAGCCTCAGGCTGCGTCTAGGAGGCGAAACTCCCCGGGGCCGGCGGTTGCATCAGAGATGCCCATCCATCCCTGTGCCGCACCCaggaccaccccctccccaccccttccccccaccGCCCCGGTCCCTCACAGCTGTGTTTCATCGCAGGGCCCTTCACCCGTGAGCCCCAATGCCCTGGACCGCACGGCTGCCTGGCTCTTGACCATGAATGCGCAGTTGTTAGAAGACGAGGGCCTGGGCCCAGACCCCCCGCACAGGGATAGGCTAAGGAGTAAGGAGGAACTCAGCCAAGCGGAAAAGGTAAAAACCAGACCCTGGCCACTTGGGTAGGGCGGGCTGCCTCCCCGAGGCGGCCAGCAGGACACTCTCTCCCCTCAAGCTGTGAATTTGGGGCGCTGCTCATTCCTGCACATGTCCAGTCCTCTCCCAACCCCTGGTCTCAAGTCAGGATGGCAGTCAGGGGAATTTGGAGGATTTAGCATAAGCCTGAGGTTTCCTCTATGGGCTGCATGTGAGACTTGCCCAGGAACTGTGTTGAATCAGATTCAGGAGGCACATTCCCTCGGTGACTGGGCAGCCAAGCTTCTGGGACTTGAGGAGAATCCAGGACATGGGGCTCAGGGTTGCCCGAGACACGCATGGAGACCTCATGCACCAAGAGGCAGGGAGACAGCGAGGAGGGGGCGCTGCCAGCTCTGGGACAGCCCCTGCCCGCGGCCTGGCTCTGCACCCTCCTCTCCACCAGGGTCTGGGAGAGAAAGCCAGGGGGTGGTGGTGCCCCATGGCCGTGGAGGTGTTTTCTTCCTTCCAGGAGGAAAGTGTCGGTCCTAAAACCTCCAAACCCCAGCCCTAGATTACATCTAGCATTTAGTGGGCAGTGGGGTGCTTCTGTTCTCCAAAATTCTTCTAGTTAATGTGGCAACTTCCCCagatccctcctctcctcctggagGCCAAAGCTCATACTGTCACAAGGCCCCGCAGAACAGCAGCCACTTGCCCACGCACCTTGGGTGCCCGCAGTCCTCTTGGCCCTGGGAGAGCCTGTCGCAGCCTCTCGGGTGAGGGCACACGAGTCAGGGTGTTTGCTTTCCTTCCCACTGGCCTGGGGCCGGGTCCATGTCCATGCTGCATTCTGCCGCCTCCACCGTCCCCCTCCTCGGTCTGCCGCATCCACCTGCTTCCACCATTATTACGTGAAGGGGACCAGGGCACATGGGGCACAGTGCTCCCAGAGCCAGAGTTTGGCTGGGGAGCAAGGAGGGCTCGCCTCACTCCCGGCTCTGCGCCTTTCTGAGACTCCATTTCCATGTGTGAGTTACGGGGATGGCTCGAAGGATTTCAGGGCTCAGGCTGCAGCTGGTGTGTTCTCTTCCCTTGTTCCTTGGCCTAGGGAGCTGCTGTTTCTCAAACTTTCTTTGCTGTTAaccctggcaggcagatcctgGAGTTACCTTGTACTCCTTGGACACCTGGTCCTGCCTGTGCCAGGGAGGGCCCTTCTGACACCACTCTGAGCAGAAGACCCGTGATGGGCCTTTTCTCCTGGAGCTGGGCTCTCCTCTGGGGCCAGTTTTGTTTCAGGACATAGCCTTGCCATCTCCTGATCTTTGGGCCACCCTTTATTGATGAGGGAGACCCAAGGAGAGGCCCTTCCTGCTTCCCCACTCTCTGGATTCTCTgggcccccacctcccacctccaacCCTTTGATTCTGGTCTTGACCCCGCCTCCTCCTCTATTCAGCTCACAGGGCCTCCTAGCTCACTGCTTCTCTTGCTAATTTACACATCCCTCCTATTCCCCAAAGGCGGGGAGTGCCAGGCTGAGTCAGACCCAGAGAGCCCTGGACCACTTTGTCTTTAATCTCTCCTTGCACTTGCCATGCGACTCACCATGACTTTAGGGTCAAATGGAGGCTGGAGGCTAGTATCTCACCCCAGTAGTCACTCTACTCCCCATGTGCTTGGTTCACTTCCCTTCTGGACCCCAGTTTCCCCTCCTATCTATCCCCCACCTCTCAAAGTGCTCTGATTTCCTTTGTTTACCTTTATAAGGAGAGGTTTACCTTTGTTTATTAGGAGAAGCTGAAGACCCTTACTTGTGAGATCTGGGTTTGAGTCTTCATCCCACTCATAGGTGTAGGTCAGGCTTGGGGGTGGGAGAGCCCTGGCCGGGGGCCAGGCATTGAGTCTCACCCTGTACCCCAGctctggttggggtccttgggcGTCTCCCCGCTGTGTGAACTGGGCTGGGCTGGTGATGACCCCTGGGGCATTCCGAGCCAGGCTGCCTCCCACCGGGCTCATGAGCCTGTGCTTTCTGTCCTGGGTGCTGTGCCCGTGGCACGCTGCCCTCCTGGCAGGACCTGGCAGTGCTGCAGGACAAGTTGCGAATCTCCACCAAGAAGCTGGAGGAGTATGAGACCCTGTTCAAGTGCCAGGAGGAGACAACCCAGAAGCTGGTGCTGGAGTACCAGGCACGGCTAGAGGAGGGCGAGGAGCGGCTGCGACGGCAGCAGGAGGACAAGGACATCCAGATGAAGGGCATCATCAGCAGGTGAGGGCGGCCAGCTGGTCCCTGCTCCAGGCCCGGCCCTGGCCCCACACGTGTAGAGGGGCAGACCTGCCCGCTGCCCTCCAGGAGGCCTCGGATCCCCGGGACGGGCTGCTCAGCTGCCTTGAGAGCTGAGTGCGGAGAAGAGTCTGAAGTGGCAGGGACTGCATGGCACCAGCCCGGAGGAGGGCGGGAGCTTGAAGTACGGGGCGCCCCCATGGTACAGCGTGGGTTGATGGTGGAGTGTAAAGGTGGCCTGGCAGAAGTGAGGTCAGCCGAGGCAGAGGGCCTTGGGGCCCCCATGGGGAGTCACATTTTCTTAGAGTTTAGAAGCTGGATGGAGGGGGTACCAGGAAAGACAATGAGGACCCATCCAGTCCAGGGCAGGGGAAGTAGGAATACATGTCAGTTACATGCAGCTGGTGAGGGTGGGAGTGAGAGGAGGGAAGCAGACAAAATAACCTTATTTTTACCAAGAGCATCCAGGTGTGTCATGGTGCCAGCTACTGAGATGAGGATGTTTGGAAGAAGAGAGGTTTGGGTAGGGAGGGGGAGTGGTGAGGCCAGTGTTgggtatgttgagttttaaggtgCCTGTGGGTTATGCAGGAAGATTGCCAGGTGGACCAGTGACTTGAGTGCTGACTCTCATCTTCATTGACGGCTTGTCTTTATTTCCGTGTTGATTTGCCTCTCTCCCACTCTGCCCCTGTCTGTAAGCAGGGAGTGTCGTCGAGGTGTAGCCTCCCTCTTTATGGCCATAATACCAAGTGCGAGGAGACAGTGTGCATTTACGTATTAGATTCCATGGTACAGGAATCTGTCCTGAGCATAGATTTAGCAGGTGTGCAGTACATATGATGTTTCCCAACCTGGCCTCGTGCTTTGTCCACTATAAACAAATCCTTCCTTAATCCCTCCTATTTACACTACTTGCGTCTCTGCTCCTAATTACTGTTTACTTGGTTCACCTGTGGGTTTCCTCTTTATAAAACGGTTAGCGTGAGCAGAGGGCCTATAACCGGGGCGACAAGGAGCCCACTGTTCACTTAACTGCCAACTCTGCTCTTGGCTCACCTCCTGTGtgtgattccaaataggaaaacactTTTCAACCTAACCACTTCCTTCTCACCCTGTTCTCTGAGCGATGCGTCTTTTCCTGAATTCAGTGGCTTACTTAACATTTATTTCTACAACCCAGTCCTGGTGTGTTTCCTCCCTGCTATAAATGTCAGCCAGGTCAATTTGGTTGATGGTGTTATTCAGGTCTTCTGTATCTTCAGTGGTTTTTCTGTGTACTTATTTACTGTTCTGCCAGTTATTTAGGAAAGGATAATGAAGTTTCTAATCATAATTAcggatttatttcttctttcatttctgttggTTTTTACTTTGTAGTCactgaaactttatttttaggtGCATACAGATTTAGGCTTATTATGTGTTATTGATGAACTGACCCTTTACCGTTACAAGGTCACTTCATAATATTCCTCATAACATCCTCATAATTATCCCTCATAATATGCCTTTCTGTGAAGTCCACTTTGATATTAATACAGCCACccttaacttttttttattgACATTAGCTTGTTATATCCTTTTTCATCCTTACACTTTCAACAAAGCTATGTCTCTCACTCACTACATAAAGTGAGTTTCTATCACAGACACCTTATTGTTCCTGCTTTTTATCTAATCTGATAGTTTCTGCCTTTGAATTGGAATGTTTAGActttttacatttaatgtaattatcaaTATAATTATGTTTAAACCTATTATCTTGCTACTTGTTTTCTCTTTGCACCATCTGTTCCTTTTCCTGCCCTCTTCTAGATTGAGTTCTTTTTATGACTCCATCTTACCTCCTTTATTGGCATATTAGCTATATCTTGTTGCATGAGGGGCAGAGGTTGGAAACTTTTTGTACCGGATGGATAATAGATATTTGGCTTTGCAGGCCACAGGCTGTCTGTCACAGCTGTGTACCTCTGCTGTTTTAGAAGAATATGCATGGTGTGGCTGTTTACCAAAACTAGCAGTGGACAAGATTTTGCCCTTAACATGGGCTATAATAGCAGGGACTATGATAGTATTTTTGTTCCTCTGTCCTTAATGTATTGATATCACTTTTCCTCTGGCtgatttgcagatttttttctttattatcgaTTTCCAGCAATTTGATTGTGAAGTGCCTTGCCATGTTTTCTTCACGTTTCTGGAGTTTGTTAAGCTCTTGGGTCTGTGGGTGTAGAGCTCTGCCGCCCCAGCCGTTCTCTGGAATTCTCATTGCACGTGTATTAGTCTTCTTTATACTGTCCCACGTCCTGCTggtgctgttttatttttaaaatttttttcctgggtTTTATCTCAGATTGTTACAGTGTGTCTTCAAGTTCATTCATTGTTCCCTGTCTAATCTGTTACTCCTATCCAGTATTTTTTTCACTTCAGATGTATTTTTTGCCTCTAAACTTTCAGTTTGGTTTAAATCCCATCCGTTTCTCTTCTCATCCTGCTCATGCTTTTCCTCTGTTCGCTTGAGCACGTAGAATACATTCACAATGGTTGTTTTAATGTCCTTGTCTACTAATCCTGTCATCTGACATTTCCAGGTCTGTCTTGATTGATGTTTTTCCTGGTTAAGGGTTATGTTTTCCTACTTCTCTGCATGCTTGGTGATTTTTGGTTAGATGCCAGACATTGTGATTTTTTTACATAGCTGCTGGATGTCTTGTGTTCCTTTAAGTACCTGGGGGCTTTGTTCTGGGACACAAAGAAGTTGAAAGAGTCTGTTTGATTCTTTCGAGGTTTATTTGTAAGCTCTGTTGGGGTGGGTCTTGGGTAGTCTTTAGTCCAGAGCTAATCTGGCTCTGCTGTTGAGGCAGTTTCCTTCTGGGGATTCTACTAGATGCCTCCTGTGTTTTCTAATACAGGAGTGTTTTTACTGCCTGGAAGGATCGTAAACTATTTTAGGGGTAGTTTTGTGTATTCCTTCCCAGTGGCTCTGGCCTGTTTTCTCACAAGCCTGCAGACCAGTTTCCAGCCAAAGCCCCAAGGGGGCCCCTCAGGAGATAGAGTCTTCTCTGCATTTTCACCTCTCCACGCCCACCCTCACCCTTCCATCCTCCACCACCACCGTctcatcctcccccaccccagccccccatCCTCCCAGGtagcctgactctctgtgatcacTTCTGTCCTTTGCTTGCCTGGACACTCTCAGCAGCGGGCGGGGCTCCCCTCacgtgttcccatctcttgggaGTCCCGTGCTGTATCGCGCTGCCTGTTTTTCAGTGTCTGGAAAcctttgtttcatatattttgttccattttctaGTTTGGTGTTTCTGTGGCAGGAGGTTAAACCCAGTGCCTGTTATTCCACCATAGCTGGGAACAGAAGTTTCTCCCACTTCCTCCATTGCTTCTACCTCCTCTTCTTCATCCAGGCTTTGCTCAGTGTCTTACGTTCCTGTGACAAAGGAATGCCCACCCCCGACCTTGGCAGGATCCCACGCCCCTTCCTCCTCAACCCTGATCCCACTGGCTTTTCACGACAGTCCTGTGTGTCTGCTATGAGATGGACTAAGTGCTTGCCTGGGGGTTAGATGCTGTGTTGCAGGAAGTCCCGAGGGTAGAGACAGAAGTAAagctgtgcgtgctcagtcgctcagtcgtgtctggctgttctgcaaccccatggactgtagcccaccaggcccctttgtccatgggattttcccagcaagaatactggagtgggttgccatgtcctcctccagggggtcttcccaacgcagggatccaacctgtacctcctgcattgcaggctgattctttacccctgagccagctgggaagcccaaacaaagcAGTAAGTGAACTCATCTGAGAAGAGCAAGAAGAATGACGGGCTGAGGCAGAGCCCTGGGGAGCCTGAGGTCCTCGGGGCAGACAGGACAAGGCGTCTCCAGAGCAGTGGCCAGGGAGCTAGGATGCAGACCGAGAGTGTAGTGGGAAGCTGGGAGTGATCAGCAGTGACTGACAGGTGTGTGAGAGACAAGCAGGGTGAGACCGGGAATGGTCTCAGGGCGGGAGCAGCTGGCAGCAGGTCCACGCTGGCCCTCGTTCTGGACTTTTGGACACCGTGATCCTCATGTCGTCCCAGCTCGTCATCCACCCAACAGCCCTTGCCTGCCCTGCGGTGTCCCATTCAGCATGTGCAGCTGCACCCCACCCTCCAGGACAGTTAGCCACTTCCCGGTCTCCGTTCCCATGGCTCCCCAGCTTCCCGTGCAGAGGGTAGCTGCTGTCTCCCTGCGCCTTGTGGCTTCATCCTACTGCCTCAAATACCTGGTGCAGCCTCAGTGAATACAGAGTGGGTGGAGAAAGTTCTCCGGCCCTGGGGTGCGTGAGGATCTAATACCCGCCCCAACCCCTCGGCTTCTGGAGGAACATCAGAAGAGGGCCACGCCAGGGGCTTCTGGGGATTTGGGGGCAGAATCTGGGGCACGTGAAATGTAAGGAAGGAACAGGCTCAGCCCATGTCGGGTGGCGGAGGCCACCTCCGTCCCAAGCAAGTGTGGGAGGTGAGTCTGGCCCAAGGAGGGGCTCTCCTAGTATGTCCCCCTCTGTGAGGGTGTGATGACTTGTTCCCACGAGGCCCCACACTCAGCCCCTCACTGGCAGCCTCAAATGCCCGTTGACGGTCCTTGTCTCTGGTCACAGGTTGATGTCAGTGGAGGAGGAGCTGAAGAAGGACCACGCGGAGATGCAGGCAGCTGTAGACTCCAAACAGAAGATCATCGACGCTCAGGTGTGGGGCGCTGGCCTTTCGGACAGCCACGGGTGTCAAAGGACCTGGGATTAGGAGCGGGTGGCTTTGGCCTTTTCACATCCTCAGTCATACCCCCACTGCAGAAGCGAAGGAGAATAGGAGATCAGGATCTCTCGCCGAAGAAGTCGGAGTCGAGGGTCTCAGTGGACCACAAGCTCACTAGGACAGGCTTTGAAAAGGGCAGGGCTGCTCCTCCCCTGTTTAGGCAGCTTAGTTAGGTATTACCTTTCACCAGGTGTTCTGACCAGAGTAGAAGCTATTGGGAGGGGAATGGGGAAGGCTGGGTGACAGCGGGTGGGGAGAAGGAGCAAGGGAGCTCTTGTTCAGACCCTTGGCTTCCCAACTGCTTTGAGGGGGAAAGACAGTTGAGAGACTGGCTTCCGGTCTCCTTCATCCAGGTCTGTGCccttttcctctccagggccagTCCTTGCTCAGTCAGGAAGCTGCACAGGCTGATGGGAGCTGTGACCTctgtgttacacacacacatgtacacacacacacgtgcacacgcacACGAGTGAGGGCGCCTGCCCTCGGGGCTTCAAGGAGCTGGTACATGACACCACTAGGGCCGCTCGTTGGGGTGAGAAGCAGGTAATGAGGTAGGGACACAAGGAAGGCGGGCTCTGCGCGGCCCTCTCCCATGAGGGCGAGCTGCCTCCTCCCGGCTTCAGGAGCTCTGCATCCTCGGTGTTTGTCCTCCCAGCCACCTCCCTGACCCTCTCTTCTTGTAGGCAGCCACAGCTCTGGGGAGACCCCTTTCCTGGCACCGACCCCGCGCGCCCCCCAACCTAACCCCCGCTGACGCCCTCTTTGTTCCACAGGAGAAGCGCATCGCCTCACTGGACGCGGCCAACGCGCGCCTCATGAGCGCCCTGACGCAGCTCAAAGAGAGGTACAGCATGCAAGCCCGTAACGGCCTCTCCCCCACCAACCCCACCAAATTGCAGATTACTGAGAACGGCGAGTTCCGAAACAGCAGCAATTGTTAACCTGCCCGAGGAGGGGAGGACTCTGGTGGCCCAGGGCGGGGTCTCGGCCTGGGGAGGAGCA
This DNA window, taken from Bubalus kerabau isolate K-KA32 ecotype Philippines breed swamp buffalo chromosome 11, PCC_UOA_SB_1v2, whole genome shotgun sequence, encodes the following:
- the DAB2IP gene encoding disabled homolog 2-interacting protein isoform X9 — protein: MPRLKESRSHESLLSPSSAVEALDLSMEEEVVIKPVHSSILGQDYCFEVTTSSGSKCFSCRSAAERDKWMENLRRAVHPNKDNSRRVEHILKLWVIEAKDLPAKKKYLCELCLDDVLYARTTGKLKTDNVFWGEHFEFHNLPPLRMVTVHLYRETDKKKKKERSSYLGLVSLPAASVAGRQFVEKWYPVVTPNPKGGKGPGPMIRIKARYQTITILPMEMYKEFAEHITNHYLGLCAALEPILSAKTKEEMASALVHILQSTGKVKDFLTDLMMSEVDRCGDNEHLIFRENTLATKAIEEYLKLVGQKYLQDALGEFIKALYESDENCEVDPSKCSAADLPEHQGNLKMCCELAFCKIINSYCVFPRELKEVFASWRQECSSRGRPDISERLISASLFLRFLCPAIMSPSLFNLLQEYPDDRTARTLTLIAKVTQNLANFAKFGSKEEYMSFMNQFLEHEWTNMQRFLLEISNPETVSNTAGFEGYIDLGRELSSLHSLLWEAVSQLEQSIVSKLGPLPRILRDVHTALSTPGSGQLAGTNDLASTPGSGSSSVSAGLQKMVIENDLSGLIDFTRLPSPTPENKDLFFVTRSSGVQPSPARSSSYSEANEPDLQMANGGKSLSMVDLQDARVLDGEAGSPAGPDALAADGQVPATQLVAGWPARAAPVSLAGLATVRRAGQTPTTPGTSEGTPGRPQLLAPLSFQNPVYQMAAGLPLSPRGLGDSGSEGHSSLSSHSNSEELAAAAKLGSFSSSAAAAAAPEDLGRRPGELARRQVSLTEKGGQPTVPRQNSAGPQRRIDQPPPPPPPPPPAPRGRTPPTLLSTLQYPRPSSGTLASASPDWAGPGARLRQQSSSSKGDSPELKPRAVHKQGPSPVSPNALDRTAAWLLTMNAQLLEDEGLGPDPPHRDRLRSKEELSQAEKDLAVLQDKLRISTKKLEEYETLFKCQEETTQKLVLEYQARLEEGEERLRRQQEDKDIQMKGIISRLMSVEEELKKDHAEMQAAVDSKQKIIDAQEKRIASLDAANARLMSALTQLKERYSMQARNGLSPTNPTKLQITENGEFRNSSNC